The following are encoded together in the Zetaproteobacteria bacterium genome:
- a CDS encoding metal ABC transporter ATP-binding protein: MAALAGGDSATPVLEVVDLGFGPAAAPVLEAISFALPAGHFMGIVGPNGAGKSTLMRLLIGALTPACGAIRFFGLPMDAAHRRRILRRVAFVHQLQEHRPTLPITVEEVVAMGHPDHSRPWWRRASAGGAIAAALARVGLEGFARRDYRFLSGGQRQRVRLARALLRDPRVLLLDEPSAALDTPAQEQLYRLLRSLCDEAGKTVVMVEHDIAAISSFVDSVACLNRRIHHHAMRGEQVPPTVWQEMYGEHMHVVAHDHRCIGCHEAGEGAAGVGG, translated from the coding sequence TTGGCCGCGCTAGCCGGCGGCGATTCGGCCACCCCCGTGCTGGAGGTGGTCGATCTCGGCTTCGGCCCGGCGGCGGCGCCGGTGCTGGAGGCGATCTCCTTTGCGCTGCCCGCAGGCCATTTCATGGGGATCGTCGGACCCAACGGCGCCGGCAAGAGCACGCTGATGCGGCTGTTGATCGGCGCGCTCACCCCCGCCTGCGGCGCCATCCGCTTCTTCGGCCTGCCGATGGATGCCGCCCACCGCCGGCGCATTCTGCGCCGGGTCGCCTTCGTCCATCAGTTGCAGGAGCACCGGCCGACGCTGCCGATCACCGTCGAGGAGGTGGTGGCCATGGGCCATCCCGACCACAGCCGACCCTGGTGGCGCCGTGCGTCGGCCGGCGGGGCGATCGCCGCAGCATTGGCCCGTGTCGGGCTGGAGGGGTTTGCGCGGCGCGACTACCGCTTCCTCTCCGGTGGTCAGCGCCAGCGGGTGCGGCTGGCGCGGGCGCTGCTGCGCGACCCGCGGGTGCTGCTGCTCGACGAGCCCTCCGCCGCGCTCGACACCCCGGCGCAGGAGCAGCTCTACCGCCTGCTGCGTTCTCTTTGCGACGAAGCGGGCAAGACGGTGGTGATGGTCGAACACGACATCGCGGCGATCAGCAGCTTCGTCGATTCGGTCGCCTGCCTCAACCGGCGCATCCACCACCACGCCATGCGCGGCGAGCAGGTGCCGCCGACGGTATGGCAGGAGATGTACGGCGAACACATGCATGTGGTGGCCCACGACCATCGCTGCATCGGCTGCCATGAGGCGGGCGAGGGGGCGGCAGGGGTCGGCGGGTGA
- a CDS encoding metal ABC transporter permease, with translation MMAALWPALLIALVASTVSVMVLAHRLSFLTVGVAHASLAGLGLAAVGGLPLLPVASVVAVAVALLLPLMPTDRGLHHDAASGMLFAGSMALGVLLLATADRQQVDLFSLLFGNILTVEGGDLLWMEWLAPIVLFLVWWMGRAWWSIAFDVETATANGLPVRRCRLLLYAVVGVTVILCVKLAGVVMTTGLLVLPAAIAWFWGRTLLGLWLVSLGAGCTAVVGGLLLSYARDWPAGASIIMLLCLLFCLSWLFTALRRGWGRAG, from the coding sequence ATGATGGCGGCGCTGTGGCCGGCGCTCTTGATCGCGCTGGTCGCCTCCACCGTCTCGGTGATGGTGCTGGCCCACCGCCTCTCCTTCCTCACCGTCGGGGTGGCCCATGCCTCGCTGGCCGGGTTGGGGCTGGCTGCGGTCGGCGGGTTGCCGCTGCTGCCGGTCGCCTCGGTGGTCGCTGTCGCGGTGGCGCTGCTGCTGCCGTTGATGCCGACCGACCGCGGCCTCCACCACGACGCCGCCTCGGGCATGCTCTTCGCCGGCAGCATGGCCCTCGGCGTGCTGCTGCTGGCCACCGCCGATCGTCAGCAGGTCGACCTCTTCTCCCTGCTCTTCGGCAACATCTTGACGGTGGAGGGAGGGGATCTGCTCTGGATGGAGTGGCTTGCGCCGATCGTGCTGTTTCTGGTCTGGTGGATGGGACGGGCGTGGTGGAGCATCGCCTTCGATGTCGAGACGGCGACGGCCAACGGCCTGCCGGTGCGCCGCTGTCGCCTGCTGCTCTATGCGGTGGTCGGGGTGACGGTGATCCTCTGCGTCAAGCTGGCCGGGGTGGTGATGACCACCGGTCTTCTGGTGCTGCCTGCGGCGATCGCCTGGTTCTGGGGGCGCACGCTGCTCGGGCTCTGGCTGGTCAGCCTCGGCGCCGGCTGCACTGCCGTGGTCGGTGGGCTGCTGCTCTCCTACGCGCGCGACTGGCCGGCCGGCGCCTCGATCATCATGCTGCTCTGCCTGCTCTTCTGCCTGAGCTGGCTCTTCACCGCCCTGCGGCGCGGGTGGGGTAGGGCAGGCTGA
- the tilS gene encoding tRNA lysidine(34) synthetase TilS, whose product MAAHHAPRLPQARRWLEQAGATLDPHLPIAVALSGGADSTALLLALAERHPRIEAWHVDHGWHADSAAQAAWLARRCRRWGIPLRTVRLCSLPPTNREAAARQARYAAFAGMAAQSGIDRLALAHQRDDQAETVCLRLLQGAGVRGCTAMRPVRRRDGLILLRPLLAQPAAELRRALRARAIDWLEDPSNHDLTLRRNRIRHRLFPAIDRATEPGYATALFLRWQRQAARLQRAIERQAEAIPLRREPDGASVSWRQWRAAARPIRAAVLQRLAQAVCGAGVCLGRRHIRQIEAWRAEGGRGGLDLSRSRLIHAGDRLILRLKGGMEATR is encoded by the coding sequence ATGGCAGCACACCATGCACCCCGCCTGCCCCAGGCCCGCCGCTGGCTGGAGCAGGCCGGCGCAACACTCGATCCCCACCTGCCGATCGCCGTCGCCCTCTCCGGCGGCGCCGACTCCACCGCCCTGCTGCTGGCGCTGGCCGAACGGCATCCCCGCATCGAGGCGTGGCACGTCGACCATGGCTGGCACGCCGACTCCGCCGCCCAGGCGGCGTGGCTGGCCCGTCGCTGCCGGCGCTGGGGCATCCCGCTGCGCACGGTGCGGCTCTGCTCCCTCCCCCCGACCAACCGGGAGGCGGCGGCGCGTCAGGCGCGCTATGCCGCCTTCGCCGGGATGGCCGCGCAATCCGGCATCGACCGGCTGGCGCTGGCCCACCAGCGCGACGATCAGGCGGAGACGGTCTGCCTGCGGCTGCTGCAGGGCGCAGGTGTGCGCGGCTGCACGGCGATGCGCCCGGTCCGCCGGCGCGACGGGCTGATCCTGCTGCGCCCGCTGCTTGCGCAACCCGCCGCCGAGCTGCGCCGGGCATTGCGCGCGCGCGCCATCGACTGGCTGGAGGACCCCTCCAACCACGACCTCACCCTGCGGCGCAACCGCATCCGCCACCGCCTTTTCCCGGCCATCGACCGGGCGACAGAACCGGGGTATGCGACCGCGCTCTTCCTGCGCTGGCAGCGGCAGGCGGCGCGGCTGCAGCGGGCCATCGAGCGACAGGCGGAGGCGATTCCCCTGCGGCGGGAGCCCGACGGCGCATCGGTCTCGTGGCGGCAATGGCGCGCTGCCGCGCGCCCGATCCGCGCCGCCGTGCTGCAACGGCTGGCGCAGGCCGTCTGCGGCGCCGGGGTCTGCCTGGGCCGGCGCCACATCCGACAGATCGAGGCGTGGCGGGCAGAGGGCGGACGCGGCGGGCTCGACCTGTCGCGCAGCCGGCTGATCCATGCCGGCGACCGGCTGATCCTGCGCCTCAAGGGCGGGATGGAGGCAACTCGTTGA
- the purH gene encoding bifunctional phosphoribosylaminoimidazolecarboxamide formyltransferase/IMP cyclohydrolase PurH, producing MTPPSTRYALLSVSDKRGIESFARGLIARGYALLSTGGTARLLREAGIAVREVADYTGFPEMMEGRIKTLHPKVHGGILARRDRDDDTAAMAEHGIADIALVCVNLYPFRRTVARPGCSLEEAIENIDIGGPCMVRAAAKNHRFVTVVVDPDDYEEVLQAMDRGALDEARRRALAVKAFAHTASYDGAIANHLSALDGDGATRDFPDILTRQFLRTAHALRYGENPHQAGAFYADPEDDAAGVGIADCALLQGKSLSYNNIADADAAFALARDFDRPAVVIVKHANPCGVALGADQAGAYARARAADPVSAFGGIAAFNRQLTEATARLIAETFMEVVIAPGFTDGARAVLADKKRLRLLSAPSAEPVGGGLEFKRVHGGLLVQERDTHRLERSGCKVVTQRAPTETEWADMLFAWTVAKHVKSNAIVFAKEEVTLGIGAGQMNRVQSTRIAARQGGEAARGSAVASDAFFPFRDGIDALAEAGATAVIQPGGSIRDEEVIAAADEHGIAMLFTGIRHFRH from the coding sequence ATGACCCCCCCCTCCACCCGCTACGCGCTGCTCAGCGTCTCCGACAAGCGCGGCATCGAATCCTTCGCCCGCGGCTTGATCGCGCGCGGCTATGCGCTGCTCTCCACCGGCGGCACCGCGCGGCTGCTGCGCGAGGCCGGTATCGCGGTGCGCGAGGTGGCCGACTACACCGGCTTCCCCGAGATGATGGAGGGGCGGATCAAAACCCTCCACCCCAAGGTGCACGGCGGCATCCTCGCCCGGCGCGACCGCGACGACGACACCGCCGCCATGGCCGAGCACGGCATCGCCGACATCGCACTGGTCTGCGTCAACCTCTACCCCTTCCGCCGCACCGTCGCCCGCCCCGGATGCTCGTTGGAGGAGGCGATCGAAAACATCGACATCGGCGGCCCCTGCATGGTCCGCGCCGCAGCCAAGAACCACCGCTTCGTCACCGTGGTGGTCGATCCCGACGACTATGAGGAGGTACTGCAGGCGATGGACCGCGGCGCCCTGGACGAGGCCCGGCGCCGCGCACTCGCCGTCAAGGCCTTCGCCCACACCGCCAGCTACGACGGCGCCATCGCCAACCACCTCTCGGCACTCGATGGCGACGGCGCAACGCGCGATTTCCCCGACATCCTCACCCGCCAGTTCCTCAGAACCGCCCATGCGCTGCGCTACGGCGAGAACCCGCATCAGGCCGGCGCCTTCTATGCCGACCCAGAGGACGATGCGGCGGGCGTCGGCATCGCCGACTGCGCATTGTTGCAGGGCAAGTCGCTCTCCTACAACAACATCGCCGACGCCGACGCCGCCTTCGCGCTGGCACGCGACTTCGACCGGCCGGCGGTGGTGATCGTCAAACACGCCAACCCCTGCGGCGTGGCGCTCGGCGCCGATCAGGCGGGGGCCTACGCCCGCGCCCGCGCCGCCGACCCGGTCTCCGCCTTCGGCGGCATCGCCGCCTTCAATCGACAGCTCACCGAGGCCACGGCGAGGCTGATCGCGGAGACCTTCATGGAGGTGGTGATCGCGCCGGGCTTCACCGACGGCGCCCGCGCCGTGCTGGCCGACAAGAAGCGGCTGCGCCTGCTGTCGGCCCCCTCGGCCGAGCCGGTGGGCGGTGGGCTGGAGTTCAAGCGGGTCCACGGCGGCCTGCTGGTGCAAGAGCGCGACACCCACCGGCTGGAGCGGTCGGGCTGCAAGGTGGTGACCCAACGGGCGCCGACCGAGACGGAGTGGGCCGACATGCTGTTCGCCTGGACGGTGGCCAAACATGTGAAGTCCAACGCCATCGTCTTCGCCAAGGAGGAGGTGACGCTGGGGATCGGCGCGGGCCAGATGAACCGGGTCCAATCCACCCGCATCGCCGCCCGGCAAGGGGGAGAAGCCGCCCGAGGCTCGGCGGTGGCCTCCGACGCCTTCTTCCCCTTCCGCGATGGAATCGACGCGCTGGCCGAGGCCGGCGCCACCGCAGTGATCCAGCCGGGGGGATCGATCCGCGACGAAGAGGTGATCGCCGCCGCCGACGAACACGGCATCGCCATGCTCTTCACCGGGATCCGCCATTTCCGACACTGA
- a CDS encoding manganese-binding protein, which yields MVPARRRSPNRRDRIALRPMTVRLLSCSAMLLLGWMLRPTVMMAAPSVVATLPPLAGMVRLLDPELAPDCLLGASADPHLMRITPRQAAALRRARLLLRSSGDDGGWRGLAPRAGTVLDLWPDRHHAWLVPAWVRRRLPALADALVRRGLLPAAERDARLARASARLDALEAGWRRLLAPWRERGVIMQHPAWRALMRHFGVAVRAVLEPSHHGEGAGPRRLERALRLLRGSDPPLLLVEESHGNRMIDWLRARVQDARVVRLNALGRCGLPLDRLMADNQSRWPR from the coding sequence ATGGTGCCGGCAAGGAGGCGATCGCCAAACCGGCGTGACCGGATAGCGTTGCGCCCCATGACGGTCCGTCTGCTCTCCTGCTCCGCCATGCTGCTGCTCGGCTGGATGCTCCGCCCGACTGTGATGATGGCCGCACCGTCGGTGGTCGCCACCCTGCCGCCGCTGGCCGGGATGGTCCGGCTGCTCGATCCGGAGTTGGCCCCGGACTGTCTGCTGGGGGCGAGCGCCGATCCCCATCTGATGCGCATCACCCCCAGACAGGCGGCGGCGTTGCGCCGTGCCCGGCTGCTGTTGCGCAGCAGCGGAGATGACGGCGGCTGGCGGGGCCTGGCGCCGCGCGCCGGCACGGTGCTCGATCTCTGGCCCGATCGTCACCACGCCTGGCTGGTGCCGGCGTGGGTCCGCCGGCGGCTGCCGGCGCTGGCCGATGCGCTGGTGCGGCGCGGGTTGCTGCCCGCAGCGGAGCGCGATGCGCGCCTGGCCCGGGCCTCCGCCCGGCTGGATGCGCTGGAGGCGGGGTGGCGTCGGTTGCTGGCTCCCTGGCGCGAACGCGGCGTGATCATGCAGCATCCGGCGTGGCGGGCGCTGATGCGCCACTTCGGCGTGGCGGTGCGGGCGGTGCTCGAGCCCTCCCACCACGGGGAGGGTGCCGGACCCCGTCGGCTCGAGCGGGCGTTGCGGCTGCTGCGTGGCTCCGATCCGCCGCTGCTGCTGGTCGAGGAGAGCCACGGCAACCGCATGATCGACTGGCTGCGGGCGCGGGTGCAAGATGCCCGGGTGGTGCGGCTCAACGCGCTCGGCCGTTGCGGCCTGCCGCTCGATCGCCTGATGGCCGACAACCAGAGCCGTTGGCCGCGCTAG